The proteins below are encoded in one region of Silene latifolia isolate original U9 population chromosome 2, ASM4854445v1, whole genome shotgun sequence:
- the LOC141643054 gene encoding uncharacterized protein At2g39910: MTKTFSTISSQHLTELSQPIQQLLSTTPYNPPRSHDISVKSLLQSLLPSKPSQINTNPSQIIDFALCCAFLSSSNNSNSPYINWVTPQLSNAAISAFRALSKAIFAENDDSDANLSLEQRLVIELLPKVLPLVKDKIKESSISGASEGDEISAASSRAPLGYAVVAAYQLRCFITQVESPHLGNMCGLVVPCALTALDHWSPEVKGQGMISFIHVAKHLNAAELGGYGDVILDACRQNVVSSDELWHYAVEMSVLLVTLLQRHNPRSPWFEKLINEMLGHLERQPKNKERRVAWLKIVEPLFDCVGLVLLAHFRVLFPLFFQWMHADDDETLLLVLERILLVVKLTWIRRSPYTARLVDELAIIYKEAAMRIARDKIRNLICQIAILLQQCKGVQFEVTWEKYKDDPNLEGLAQSLAEQATKVAQ, from the exons ATGACGAAGACCTTCTCTACAATTTCTTCTCAACATCTGACTGA GTTATCTCAACCAATACAACAACTCCTCTCTACAACTCCATACAACCCACCTCGCTCCCACGATATTTCCGTCAAATCTCTCCTTCAATCACTTCTCCCTTCCAAACCCTCCCAAATCAACACTAACCCATCTCAAATTATTGATTTTGCTCTTTGTTGTGCCTTTTTATCTTCTTCAAACAATTCAAATTCACCCTACATTAACTGGGTTACCCCACAACTCAGCAATGCTGCAATTTCGGCTTTTCGAGCGCTTTCCAAAGCCATCTTTGCAGAAAATGACGATTCTGATGCTAATTTGAGTTTAGAACAGAGATTAGTGATTGAATTGTTGCCAAAGGTGTTACCTTTGGTTAAGGATAAGATTAAGGAGAGTTCCATTAGTGGGGCTAGTGAAGGGGATGAGATTTCGGCTGCTTCGTCGAGGGCTCCTCTTGGTTATGCTGTTGTTGCTGCTTATCAGCTTAGATGCTTTATCACCCAG GTCGAGTCTCCGCATTTAGGGAACATGTGTGGGTTGGTTGTTCCGTGTGCACTCACAGCTCTTGATCACTGGTCTCCTGAAGTTAAA GGGCAAGGAATGATTAGTTTTATACATGTAGCAAAACATCTCAATGCTGCCGAGCTTGGTGGGTATGGAGATGTGATCCTTGATGCTTGCCGTCAAAATGTTGTTTCTAGTGACGAATTATGGCATTACGCTGTTGAGATGTCAGTACTTCTAGTGACACTTCTACAGAGACATAACCCTCGAAGCCCATG GTTTGAGAAGCTTATAAATGAGATGTTAGGTCACTTGGAGCGCCAACCTAAGAATAAAGAACGCCGTGTTGCATGGCTCAAAATTGTTGAACCACTATTTGACTGTGTTGGTCTTGTCCTGTTAGCTCACTTCAGAGTTCTGTTCCCACTTTTCTTCCAGTGGATGCATGCTGATGATGATGAAACTCTTTTGTTG GTTCTAGAAAGGATCCTTCTTGTTGTCAAATTGACATGGATTAGAAGAAGTCCTTACACTGCAAG GTTAGTGGATGAACTAGCCATTATATACAAGGAGGCTGCTATGAGGATAGCTCGAGACAAAATCAGGAATCTTATTTGTCAAATAGCAATCTTACTTCAACA GTGCAAAGGAGTACAGTTTGAAGTAACTTGGGAAAAGTACAAGGATGATCCTAATTTGGAAGGTCTTGCTCAATCGTTAGCTGAACAAGCTACTAAG GTCGCTCAATGA
- the LOC141641405 gene encoding glucan endo-1,3-beta-glucosidase 12 has translation MSLSSTYFSLLLLPFITLSLLAPAASTTVGATLYHRPISNVSPDQLAAVLRLHKLTTVHLLEPDPNIIRTFTYSPISLLLTVPNSLIPSFASNQSNAAAWLYTHVIPFYPRANITAISVGSDVTSSRQDVTDSLLPAIRNLHLSLRQLGIRRISVSTTFSLITALTTVFPPSAAEFQEPLYDVVILPLLNFLEESNSFFLINLYPYTTYSDIAHEIPLGFALFQESPFNYRDDPTTGVRYRNLFDVMVDAVLAAIAVAGHENIPIIVAETGWPSSPGPNASIGEDSDANPMFAELYLSGLVKHLKSGQGTPLKKDGVYEVYAFELFDPEVNVSQESYAQTERQWGIFYPNLTAKYNIDFSDGNKLIRPTRSRVFLWLLIAVFLMLGSF, from the coding sequence ATGTCACTTTCTTCTACATACTTCTCGCTCCTCCTTCTCCCTTTCATCACCCTCTCTCTCCTCGCCCCCGCCGCCTCAACCACCGTAGGCGCCACCCTCTACCACCGCCCCATTTCTAATGTCTCCCCCGACCAACTTGCCGCCGTCCTCCGCCTCCACAAACTCACCACCGTCCACCTCCTTGAACCCGACCCTAACATAATCCGAACCTTCACCTACTCCCCCATCTCCCTCCTCCTCACCGTCCCCAACTCCCTCATCCCTTCCTTCGCTTCCAACCAATCCAATGCTGCCGCCTGGCTCTACACCCACGTCATCCCCTTCTACCCGCGTGCTAACATCACCGCCATCTCCGTCGGCTCTGACGTCACCTCCTCCCGTCAAGACGTCACGGACTCCCTCCTTCCTGCTATCCGTAACCTCCACCTCTCCCTCCGCCAGCTCGGCATTCGCCGTATCTCCGTCTCAACCACTTTCTCTCTCATCACCGCGTTAACCACCGTCTTTCCGCCATCCGCCGCCGAGTTCCAAGAACCTCTGTACGACGTCGTAATCCTCCCATTGTTGAACTTCTTAGAAGAATCGAATTCCTTCTTCTTGATCAACCTCTACCCTTACACCACCTACAGTGACATCGCCCATGAAATCCCACTTGGGTTCGCTTTATTCCAAGAAAGCCCCTTCAATTACCGGGACGACCCCACCACGGGGGTTCGCTACCGCAACCTGTTCGACGTCATGGTCGATGCAGTCCTCGCGGCAATTGCTGTCGCCGGACACGAGAACATTCCCATAATCGTGGCGGAGACCGGGTGGCCTAGCTCACCCGGACCCAACGCCTCAATTGGGGAAGACTCCGATGCTAACCCTATGTTTGCGGAGTTGTACTTGAGTGGGTTGGTAAAGCATCTGAAGAGTGGTCAAGGGACTCCATTGAAGAAAGACGGGGTTTATGAGGTTTATGCGTTTGAGTTGTTTGATCCGGAGGTCAACGTTAGTCAAGAGTCATACGCTCAGACTGAGAGACAATGGGGGATTTTTTACCCTAATTTGACAGCCAAGTATAATATTGATTTCAGTGATGGCAACAAGTTGATCAGGCCTACTAGAAGTCGAGTATTCTTGTGGCTGTTAATCGCGGTCTTCCTCATGCTAGGTTCGTTCTAA